Proteins from a genomic interval of Clostridium sp. AN503:
- the efp gene encoding elongation factor P has translation MISAGDFRNGVTLEIEGAVYQIIEFQHVKPGKGAAFVRTKIKNVMTGGVVERTFRPTEKFPAARIDRVDMQYLYADGDLFNFMNMDNYEQMALSQDTIGDALKFVKENELVKVCSYNGKVFSVEPPLFVELEITDTEPGFKGDTAQGATKPATVETGATVYVPLFVDNGDKIKIDTRTGEYLSRV, from the coding sequence ATGATTTCAGCAGGTGATTTTAGAAACGGCGTTACCCTGGAAATCGAGGGTGCAGTATACCAGATCATAGAGTTCCAGCATGTAAAGCCGGGTAAGGGCGCTGCTTTCGTAAGAACCAAGATTAAAAACGTAATGACCGGCGGCGTTGTAGAGAGAACTTTCCGTCCGACCGAGAAGTTCCCGGCTGCAAGGATTGACCGTGTAGATATGCAGTATCTGTATGCAGACGGCGATCTGTTCAACTTCATGAACATGGACAACTACGAGCAGATGGCGCTGTCCCAGGATACCATCGGCGATGCTTTGAAGTTCGTAAAAGAGAATGAGCTTGTAAAGGTATGCTCCTACAATGGAAAAGTATTTTCCGTAGAGCCGCCGTTATTTGTAGAACTGGAGATCACCGACACCGAGCCGGGCTTCAAGGGCGATACCGCTCAGGGCGCTACCAAGCCGGCTACCGTTGAGACCGGCGCTACCGTTTATGTTCCGCTGTTTGTGGACAACGGTGACAAGATCAAGATCGATACCCGTACTGGGGAGTATCTGTCCAGAGTTTGA
- a CDS encoding YqeG family HAD IIIA-type phosphatase, with product MLEQFYPKEWLDSTDAIPWEQWQERGIRGVIFDIDNTLVPHGAPADKRALVLFERLHRLGIRTCLLSNNKEPRVASFAEKVNSPYIHKAGKPGIRNYLKAMEIMGTDRDTTLFVGDQLFTDVYGANRCGIYGILVKPIDPKEEIQIVLKRYLEAPVLYLYKKKLRKETDQ from the coding sequence ATACTAGAACAATTTTACCCGAAGGAGTGGCTGGACAGTACAGATGCGATACCCTGGGAGCAGTGGCAGGAAAGGGGCATCCGCGGGGTGATCTTCGATATTGACAATACTCTGGTTCCTCACGGAGCGCCGGCGGACAAGCGGGCGCTTGTTCTGTTTGAGCGGCTTCACAGGCTGGGGATCAGGACCTGCCTTTTATCAAACAATAAGGAACCGCGGGTGGCGTCTTTTGCAGAGAAGGTAAACTCACCCTATATCCACAAGGCGGGCAAACCGGGGATCAGGAATTATCTAAAGGCCATGGAGATCATGGGGACCGACAGGGATACGACCCTGTTTGTGGGAGACCAGCTGTTCACGGATGTGTACGGCGCAAACCGGTGCGGGATCTATGGAATCCTGGTGAAACCCATTGATCCAAAGGAGGAGATCCAGATCGTTCTGAAGCGTTACCTGGAAGCTCCTGTGCTGTATCTATATAAAAAGAAACTGAGAAAAGAGACTGACCAATGA
- the argS gene encoding arginine--tRNA ligase has product MKKILDLIAAEMKTAFTACGYDESYAKVVLSNRPDLCEYQCNGAMAAAKALKKKPIDIANEVVAKVSEQSSGMFSELNAVMPGFINIRLDAQWLADYMNGMQKDARLGLEETGHGETIIVDYGGANVAKPLHVGHLRSAVIGESIKRMGAHLGYHMIGDVHLGDWGLQMGLIIEELRDRKPELVYFDESYTGEYPAEPPFTISELEDIYPTASVKAKEDEVFKERAQTATFRLQNGYAPFTAIWKHIMAVSLADLKKNYANLDVHFELWKGESDAEPYIPWLIQDLQDKGLAYESQGALVVDVTEPTDSKELPPCIVRKSDGAALYATSDLGTIIEREKEYKPVKYIYITDKRQALHFTQVFRVAKKAGYVNEDTPMVHIGFGTMNGKDGKPFKTRDGGVMRLENLISDIDEAVFARIMENRTVSEDEAKETAKIVGLAALKYGDLSNQAAKDYVFDIDRFISFEGNTGPYILYTIVRIKSILARYEGLEDKFAGDPAILPAVSDAEKALMLELSKYNDVMESSFAETAPHKICQYIYDLSNAFNSFYHDTRIIAEEDKAQQAGWIQLITLVKDVLAACIQVLGFEAPERM; this is encoded by the coding sequence GTGAAAAAAATTCTTGATTTGATCGCCGCGGAGATGAAAACGGCGTTTACTGCCTGCGGTTATGATGAGAGCTATGCGAAGGTGGTGCTTTCCAACCGCCCTGACTTATGCGAATACCAGTGCAACGGCGCCATGGCAGCGGCGAAAGCCTTAAAAAAGAAACCGATCGATATCGCAAACGAGGTGGTAGCGAAGGTATCGGAGCAAAGCTCCGGGATGTTTTCCGAGCTGAATGCAGTAATGCCGGGATTCATCAATATCCGTCTGGATGCACAGTGGCTTGCAGATTATATGAACGGTATGCAGAAGGATGCCAGGCTGGGGCTTGAGGAGACGGGACACGGGGAGACCATCATCGTGGACTACGGCGGCGCCAATGTGGCAAAGCCGCTCCATGTGGGCCATCTGCGTTCTGCTGTCATCGGGGAGAGCATCAAGCGTATGGGCGCGCATCTGGGATATCATATGATCGGTGATGTGCACCTGGGCGACTGGGGCCTTCAGATGGGGCTGATCATCGAGGAGCTTCGGGATCGGAAGCCGGAGCTGGTTTATTTTGACGAGAGCTATACGGGAGAGTATCCGGCAGAGCCGCCTTTTACCATCAGTGAGCTGGAGGATATCTATCCAACTGCAAGTGTCAAGGCCAAGGAGGATGAGGTGTTCAAGGAGCGCGCGCAGACCGCGACGTTCCGGCTCCAGAACGGATATGCCCCGTTTACCGCGATCTGGAAACATATTATGGCGGTTTCCCTGGCGGATTTAAAGAAGAACTATGCGAATCTGGACGTGCATTTTGAGCTGTGGAAGGGGGAGAGCGATGCGGAACCCTATATCCCGTGGCTGATCCAGGACCTTCAGGACAAGGGGCTGGCCTACGAGAGCCAGGGCGCGCTGGTGGTGGATGTGACGGAGCCGACTGACTCCAAGGAGCTGCCGCCCTGTATCGTGCGCAAGTCCGACGGCGCTGCGCTGTATGCCACCTCGGATCTGGGGACCATTATCGAGCGCGAGAAGGAATACAAGCCGGTCAAATATATCTACATCACGGATAAACGGCAGGCGCTGCATTTCACCCAGGTATTCCGGGTGGCGAAAAAGGCGGGGTATGTAAACGAAGATACGCCCATGGTGCATATTGGTTTTGGCACCATGAACGGCAAGGACGGGAAGCCGTTTAAGACCAGGGACGGCGGCGTCATGCGCCTGGAGAACTTGATCTCCGATATCGATGAGGCCGTGTTTGCACGGATCATGGAGAACCGCACCGTTTCCGAGGACGAGGCGAAGGAGACGGCTAAGATCGTTGGCCTTGCAGCGCTTAAATACGGGGATCTGTCCAACCAGGCAGCCAAGGACTATGTGTTTGATATTGACCGGTTCATTTCCTTTGAGGGAAATACGGGACCGTATATTTTATATACCATCGTGCGGATCAAGTCCATACTGGCCAGATATGAAGGGCTGGAGGACAAGTTTGCCGGGGACCCGGCCATCCTTCCGGCGGTGAGCGATGCGGAGAAGGCGCTGATGCTGGAGCTGTCCAAGTACAACGACGTGATGGAGTCCAGCTTTGCGGAGACTGCGCCCCACAAGATCTGCCAGTATATTTACGACCTGTCCAATGCGTTCAACAGCTTTTATCATGATACCAGGATCATCGCAGAGGAAGACAAGGCGCAGCAGGCTGGCTGGATCCAGCTTATCACCCTGGTGAAGGATGTCTTGGCAGCCTGTATCCAGGTCCTTGGTTTTGAAGCGCCTGAGCGCATGTAA
- the aroE gene encoding shikimate dehydrogenase encodes MKTSGKTMVCGVMGCPIEHSMSPMMHNYYSEQIGVDMTYVPFKVQPGQVGAAVRGAYALNVTGVNVTIPHKQAVMEHLCGIDEAAEAIGAVNTLVRDELGYKGYNTDAAGLFRAMTEAGMEIQDETCILLGAGGAAKAAAYVLAKEGAARVYVLNRSVDKARALSDDINGRFGRELLVPLALSEWRSIPEKDCLAVQTTSVGMHPDVEAAPVTEPEFYEKLGAAFDVIYTPVETKFMKLAAAAGARTSNGLDMLLYQGIAAYEMWYPEVKIPEPVIDGARELLSRFLGGDA; translated from the coding sequence ATGAAGACAAGCGGAAAGACTATGGTATGCGGGGTGATGGGATGCCCGATCGAGCACTCCATGTCCCCGATGATGCACAACTACTATTCGGAGCAGATCGGCGTGGATATGACCTATGTGCCGTTTAAGGTACAGCCTGGACAGGTGGGCGCTGCGGTGAGAGGCGCGTATGCCTTAAACGTGACCGGCGTCAATGTGACGATCCCTCACAAGCAGGCAGTCATGGAGCATCTGTGCGGCATCGATGAGGCTGCGGAGGCGATCGGTGCGGTCAATACCCTGGTGCGGGATGAACTGGGCTATAAAGGATATAATACGGATGCAGCAGGGCTTTTCCGGGCCATGACGGAAGCTGGTATGGAGATACAGGATGAGACATGCATCCTTCTGGGAGCAGGCGGCGCTGCGAAGGCGGCAGCCTATGTACTGGCGAAGGAAGGCGCGGCCCGGGTCTATGTGCTCAACCGGAGTGTGGATAAGGCGCGTGCTCTGTCGGATGATATCAATGGGCGGTTCGGCAGGGAGCTTCTTGTGCCGCTGGCGCTTTCAGAGTGGCGTTCCATCCCGGAGAAAGACTGCCTGGCCGTACAGACCACCAGTGTGGGGATGCATCCGGATGTGGAAGCTGCGCCGGTCACAGAGCCGGAGTTTTATGAGAAGTTGGGCGCGGCGTTTGACGTGATCTATACGCCTGTGGAGACGAAGTTCATGAAGCTTGCAGCGGCTGCAGGAGCCAGGACCAGCAACGGGCTGGACATGCTTTTATATCAGGGGATTGCAGCTTATGAAATGTGGTATCCTGAGGTAAAGATACCGGAGCCTGTGATCGACGGAGCGCGGGAGCTTCTGTCCCGGTTTCTGGGAGGGGATGCGTGA
- the nrdR gene encoding transcriptional regulator NrdR, protein MKCPYCNAADTKVIDSRPADDNSSIRRRRQCETCGKRFTTYEKLETMPLMVIKKDRSREAYDRSKIEAGIIHSCHKRPVSTQQINSMIDEIENQIFNMEEKEVETSAIGELVMRRLKQMDEVAYVRFASVYREFKDVNTFMEELGKLLKNK, encoded by the coding sequence TTGAAATGTCCATATTGCAACGCAGCAGATACGAAGGTAATCGATTCCAGGCCGGCAGATGACAACAGCTCTATCCGGCGCCGCCGTCAGTGCGAGACCTGTGGGAAGCGCTTTACAACTTATGAAAAATTAGAGACCATGCCGCTTATGGTGATCAAGAAGGACCGTTCCAGGGAGGCTTACGACCGCTCCAAGATCGAGGCGGGGATCATCCACTCCTGCCACAAGCGTCCCGTATCCACACAGCAGATCAATTCCATGATCGACGAGATCGAGAACCAGATCTTCAATATGGAGGAGAAGGAAGTGGAGACTTCCGCCATCGGTGAGCTGGTGATGCGCAGGCTCAAGCAGATGGATGAGGTTGCTTATGTACGTTTCGCATCCGTATACCGGGAGTTCAAGGATGTGAATACGTTTATGGAAGAGCTGGGCAAGCTGCTGAAGAATAAGTGA
- a CDS encoding shikimate kinase: MKQNVILIGFMGAGKTRVGGAYAAAAGSPLLDTDQMIEIEAGMSISDIFATQGEPAFRRAETRVLEKLLAETDRSVISVGGGLPLLEQNRVILRQLGTVVFLRVQPETVLARLKGDTTRPLLMGENVEQKVRELLAYRNPLYEAAAHRVIDVDGKTPEEIAAEIASVMIRAAT; this comes from the coding sequence ATGAAACAGAACGTGATCCTGATCGGTTTTATGGGGGCGGGCAAGACCCGTGTGGGCGGCGCATATGCGGCGGCAGCAGGCAGTCCTTTGCTGGATACGGACCAGATGATCGAGATAGAGGCGGGCATGTCCATTTCTGACATTTTTGCCACCCAGGGAGAACCGGCATTCCGCCGGGCAGAGACCAGGGTGCTGGAAAAGCTTTTGGCAGAGACGGACCGGTCGGTCATATCCGTGGGCGGCGGCCTGCCGCTGCTGGAGCAGAACCGTGTGATCTTGAGGCAGCTTGGAACGGTGGTATTTCTTCGGGTGCAGCCGGAGACGGTGCTTGCACGTCTGAAGGGTGATACGACCCGTCCGCTCCTTATGGGAGAGAATGTGGAGCAGAAAGTCCGGGAGCTGCTGGCATACCGGAATCCGCTGTATGAGGCTGCTGCCCACCGTGTGATCGATGTGGACGGAAAGACGCCGGAGGAGATCGCGGCAGAGATTGCGTCGGTGATGATCAGAGCGGCAACATGA
- the aroQ gene encoding type II 3-dehydroquinate dehydratase, which produces MKLLVLNGPNLNFLGIREKGIYGTQDYAYLVKMLEDKAAAEGHDLEVFQSNYEGGLIDKIQEAYHSGVEGIIINPGAFTHYSIALRDALASIEAPVIEVHISNVHKREEFRHVSVTAPVCTGQVVGLGLRGYALAMDYLTQMDAN; this is translated from the coding sequence ATGAAACTACTGGTTTTAAATGGACCGAACTTAAACTTTTTAGGGATACGCGAGAAAGGTATTTATGGTACGCAGGACTATGCATACCTGGTAAAGATGCTTGAGGACAAGGCAGCTGCCGAAGGGCATGATCTGGAGGTATTCCAGAGCAACTACGAGGGCGGTCTGATCGATAAGATCCAGGAGGCTTACCACAGCGGCGTGGAGGGCATCATTATCAATCCGGGTGCATTTACCCACTACAGCATCGCCCTGCGGGATGCGCTGGCGTCCATCGAAGCGCCGGTCATCGAGGTACATATTTCAAATGTGCACAAGCGTGAGGAATTCCGTCATGTTTCCGTGACTGCGCCGGTGTGCACCGGTCAGGTTGTGGGGCTTGGGCTGCGCGGATATGCCCTGGCGATGGATTATCTGACGCAAATGGATGCAAACTGA